The following are encoded together in the Chlorocebus sabaeus isolate Y175 chromosome 20, mChlSab1.0.hap1, whole genome shotgun sequence genome:
- the CTSK gene encoding cathepsin K, with protein sequence MVCPHFAAETKPDNSSISRMWGLKVLLLPVMSFALYPEEILDTHWELWKKTHRKQYNSKVDEISRRLIWEKNLKYISIHNLEASLGVHTYELAMNHLGDMTNEEVVQKMTGLKVPPSHSRSNDTLYIPDWEGRAPDSVDYRKKGYVTPVKNQGQCGSCWAFSSVGALEGQLKKKTGKLLNLSPQNLVDCVSENDGCGGGYMTNAFQYVQKNRGIDSEDAYPYVGQEESCMYNPTGKAAKCRGYREIPEGNEKALKRAVARVGPVSVAIDASLTSFQFYSKGVYYDESCNSDNLNHAVLAVGYGIQKGNKHWIIKNSWGENWGNKGYILMARNKNNACGIANLASFPKM encoded by the exons GATGTGGGGGCTCAAGGTTCTGCTGCTACCTGTGATGAGCTTTGCTCTGTACCCTGAGGAGATACTGGACACCCACTGGGAGTTATGGAAGAAGACCCACAGGAAGCAATATAACAGCAAG GTGGATGAAATCTCTCGGCGTTTAATTTGGGAAAAAAACCTGAAGTATATTTCCATCCATAACCTTGAGGCTTCTCTTGGTGTCCATACATATGAACTGGCTATGAACCACTTGGGGGACATG ACCAATGAAGAGGTGGTTCAGAAGATGACTGGACTCAAAGTACCCCCCTCTCATTCCCGCAGTAATGACACCCTTTATATCCCAGACTGGGAAGGTAGAGCCCCAGACTCTGTCGACTATCGAAAGAAAGGATATGTTACTCCTGTCAAAAATCAG GGTCAGTGTGGTTCCTGTTGGGCTTTTAGCTCTGTGGGTGCCCTGGAGGGCCAACTCAAGAAGAAAACTGGCAAACTCTTAAATCTGAGTCCCCAGAACCTAGTGGATTGTGTGTCTGAGAATGATGGCTGCGGAGGGGGCTACATGACCAATGCCTTCCAATATGTGCAGAAGAACCGGGGTATTGACTCTGAAGATGCCTACCCATATGTGGGACAG GAGGAGAGCTGTATGTACAACCCAACAGGCAAAGCAGCTAAATGCAGAGGGTACAGAGAGATCCCCGAGGGGAATGAGAAAGCCCTGAAGAGGGCAGTGGCCCGAGTGGGACCTGTCTCTGTGGCCATTGATGCAAGCCTGACCTCCTTCCAGTTTTACAGCAAAG GTGTGTATTATGATGAAAGCTGCAATAGCGATAATCTGAACCATGCGGTTTTGGCAGTGGGATATGGAATCCAGAAGGGCAACAAGCACTGGATAATTAAAAACAG CTGGGGAGAAAACTGGGGaaacaaaggatatatcctcatgGCTCGAAATAAGAACAACGCCTGTGGCATTGCCAACCTGGCCAGCTTCCCCAAGATGTGA